DNA from Arthrobacter sp. StoSoilB19:
GTGGGAACCGCGCCGTTGCGGTTCCCACCGGCTTTTCCGGTGCGGTGTTTCTTTCCGTAGTAACTACTTTTCAGCACTTCCAACCCCCTTTCTAGAGAAGAAGGGTGGAAAGAAATGCACTTCTTCACGTATTCTTCAGAAATGTCACCTTCAAGCTGGAACAGGGACGTTTCCCAGCCGTCGTCCACCGCCGCCCCGGAACTGGACGTCATTGCCCTGGGTCGCCGCGTCCGCCATCTGCGCAAACAAGCCAGGCTCACGCTCGATGACCTGAGCGCCGCCGTCGGCACCGCTCCCAGCCAGCTCAGCCTGATCGAAAACGGCAAGCGTGAACCCAAGCTGACCCTGCTCCAGCACCTCGCGGGGGCGCTCAATGTCACCATCGACCAGCTGCTGGGGGCCGAGCCGCCCAGCCGCCGCGCCGCCCTGGAAATCGAGCTGGAACGGTACCAGCGCGGTCCGCTTTATGAATCCCTGGACCTGCCGAAAATCCGCATCAGTTCGCGGCTGCCGCTGGATGTGCTGGAGGCCCAGGTGGGGCTGCTGCATGAGCTCGAACGGAAGATGAACGAGCAGGTGGCCACCCCCGAGGAAGCCCGCCGCGCCAACGGGGAACTGCGGGCCATGATGCGGGAACGTGGGAACTACTTTCCGGAGTACGAAGCCGAGGCCCAGAAGGTCCTCAAGGAGGTGGGCTACACCACCGGTCCGCTGAGCCAGCACGTCATCGCAGACATCGCCGCGCACCTCGGTTTCACCCTGCACCACGTGGGTGATTTGCCGCATTCCACCCGCTCGGTGACGGATTTGAAGAACCGCAGAATTTACCTGACCCAGAGCCAGCGGCAGGACCACGACCCCCGCTCCGTGCTGCTCCAGGCTCTTGGCCACTACGTCCTGGGCCACGAAACGCCCCGGAACTACGGCGACTTCCTGGCCCAGCGGGTGGCCACCAACTATTTCGCCGCGGCCCTGCTCCTGCCCGAGCAGGCCACCGTGGAATTTCTGCAAAAAGCCAAGGCGGCCAAGGAAATCGCCGTCGAGGACATCCGGGACGCGTTCGCTGTGTCCTACGAGACCGCCGCGCACCGGTTCACCAACCTGGCCACCAAGCACCTGGGCATCACCACGCATTTCCAGAAGACACACCAGAGCGGCATCATTTACAAGGCGTATGAGAACGACGGCGTGAACTTCCCCCAGGACCATACCGGCGCCATTGAGGGCCAGCCGTCGTGCAAGGCCTGGACGTCACGTGCGGTGTTCGACGTGCCGGACAAGTTCAGCGCGTACAGCCAATACACGGATACGCCGTCCGGGACCTACTGGTGCACCGCCCGTACCGAGCGCTCGGCCGCCGGGGAGTTCTCCCTGAGCATCGGGGTCCCGTACCAGCACGTGAAGTGGTTCCGCGGCCGGGAGACCACCGCGCGGGCCACATCCAACTGCCCGGATCCCACCTGCTGCAAGCGGCCACCAGCCGAACTGGCCACGCAGTGGGCCGGCAACGCGTGGCCCTCAGCGCGGGCGCACTCGCACCTGCTCGCCGCCATGCCTCCGGGAGCCTTCCCGGGCGTGGACGAAACCGAGGTGTACAGCTTCCTGCAGGCCCACTCGGGGAGCTGAACAACGCCCGCTCACTTCTGGCAGCTTGTCGCTGAACGCCCGCTCACTTTCTTGGCCAAAGTGAGCGGGCGTCGCCGTAAGTGCTGCCAAATGTGAGCGGGCGTTTTGGTTAGCCGTGCAGCGCCCGGTACGCGTCCGCCGCGGCCGGGTGCAGGGGGACCCCGGCGGTGTTGATGAGGCTCTCGGCGCTGAGGAACTGCACGCCCAGGCTGGACTGGGGGATCAGCTCGGCGGCCGAATGCACCAGCAGCTGCACCGTCCGCTCCACGGTGGCATTGTCCAGGTCCCGGCGGCACAGGAGCAGGTTGGGAGCGCCCACCGTCCACACCGCCGGCACTCCGGGATAGCTGCCCTCCGGGATGAGCACGCGGTCGTAGATGCCGCCGTACCGCCGCCGCAGTTCCGGCAGCAGGCCGGACAGGTCCAGAAGGCCCAGGGCCACCTCCTGCTGTGCCGCGGCGATGGCGGCAGTGGGAACGCCACCGGACCAGAACAGGGCGTCGACGGCCCCTGCCTTGAGGGCGGCGATGCCGTCATTCAGGCCAAGGTTTTCGACGGCGGCGCTTCCGGCTGGCGGCGCAGCGGCACCTGCCGAGGTACCCAGCCCCGCCGCTTCGAACAACCGGGGCGTGGTCAGCGACGTGCCGGAGCCGGGCTGGCCCACGGCGACCCGGCGTCCTGCCAACCCGGAAATTTCCCGGATGCCGCTGTCCTTCCGCACCACGCAGTGGACATAGTTTTCATACACTTTGCCGACCGCGGCGATCCCGGCGGCGTCAGCGCCCGGCTCCTGGTTCGCAGCATCCGCCAGGGCCACAGCAAACGCTGCCCGTCCCGCCCGCAGTTCCGCGATGTTGTCCAGGCTTCCCCCGGTGGTCACGGCCCTGGCGTGCTGCGCCAATCCGTGGCGTTCCAGGGCAGCGGCCAGCAGGGTTGCGAACTCAAGGTAGAAACCGCCCGGTTCGCCGCCCGCCACAATGAGGCTCTCCGGCCGGTCCCCGCCGGTGCAGGCACTGAGCGCAGGCGGCAGGCATGCGGAGAGTCCGACGGCGAGGGCTGACTTGAGCACGGAACGCCGCCGCGGGTGGGCGGCAGCACCGCCCGGGGCGCCAGGTTCACGCACGGGCACCATCCCTGCCGGACCCAACTGCCAGCTGGGCCGCCGATGGGGTGGGGAACCGGATCCGGGCCGCGAGACCGTGGGGGGCCGCTTCGGCCAGCACCAGCCGGGCCCCGTTCGCGGCGGCAAGCTCGCCCACAATGGTCATGCCCAGTCCGGTCCCCGGAACCGAAGAGTGCCTCGGAGACCGCCAAAACCTGGTGGCAGCCGAGGCGCGCTCGGACTCCGAAAGCCCCGGCCCGTCGTCGGAAATCTCCACCACCACCGCGTCCTTTTCCGTCCGCACGGCAGCGGTGACGGTGGCACCCGGGGCGTACTTGATGGCGTTGTTGAGCAGTTCGCCAGCCATCTGCGCCAGTTCTGCCGGGTGGCAGGCAACCAGTGCCGCCGGCTGCGGCGCCGCGGCAAGGACCAGCCGGCAACCGGCCTGCTCCGCCAGCGGTGCTGCCCGCTCCAGCTCCCCCTGGAGGATGGGAAACGGGTCCACGGGCTGGGCGGCCGCATGGTCTGCGGGAGTGCCGGACGCCCGCAGGTACCCTTCGGATGCCCTGTGCTCCGCGGCGGCGAGCTTCAGGACCCCGTCCAGGATCTCCTCCACCCGCTCAAGCTCCGTCAGGGCGCGCTCGGCGGCGTCGTGCTCGCGGGCGGTCTTCAGCTCGAGCTGGAGCAGGTCCAGCCGCAGCCGGAGTGCCCCCACTGGGTTCCGCAGCTGGTGCGACGCGTCCGCAATCAGCTGCCGCTGGGCCGCCATGCTGGCGCTCACGGTCCGTGCCATCGCCGTGAAGGACCGGCTCAGTTCCCGCAGTTCGGGCGGTCCGTCGTCCGGTAGGCGCCCGGCCCGCCCGGTCCGCTCCAGCTCGTGTACCGCTGAGTCCAGCCGCAGGACGGGCCGCAGCACCCAGCCGGTGACCCGCGCGGCGCCCACCAACAGCACGGCGGCCAAGGCAAGCGCAGCGATACCCACCGCGAGCCACCGCTCCCGGAGCTTTTGCTGCGCCGTGCCGGCGCGGACGTCAAGGACCACGGCGCCCAGGACCTGGCTGGCACTGCCGAAGGGCCTGAAGATGACGCGGGAACTGGAACCGAAGGGCTCCAGCGGTTCCAGGGATGTGTTGCTCACGTTCAGCCGGGCAAGGGACAGGGCATCCTGCACGTCGGACCGCCCTGCATCCAGGCCGCCGGACGCCAGGATGTCCTGCTGGACCCGTACTACGATTCCTTCCCCGTAAAGCCCGGAATAGGTGTCCATCTCCCGCTGCAGCCGCACGGTGTCGCCGTCGCCTGCGGCATCAAAAGCGACCTGCGCCAGCCGGTTCAGGGACGCCGCCCGGTTGATCTGGAGTTCCTGCGTCAGCTCGCGGGAGGCAGACCCCAGGATGGTCCCCGAAATCAGGAAGACCACCACCAGGCAGAGCA
Protein-coding regions in this window:
- a CDS encoding helix-turn-helix transcriptional regulator gives rise to the protein MHFFTYSSEMSPSSWNRDVSQPSSTAAPELDVIALGRRVRHLRKQARLTLDDLSAAVGTAPSQLSLIENGKREPKLTLLQHLAGALNVTIDQLLGAEPPSRRAALEIELERYQRGPLYESLDLPKIRISSRLPLDVLEAQVGLLHELERKMNEQVATPEEARRANGELRAMMRERGNYFPEYEAEAQKVLKEVGYTTGPLSQHVIADIAAHLGFTLHHVGDLPHSTRSVTDLKNRRIYLTQSQRQDHDPRSVLLQALGHYVLGHETPRNYGDFLAQRVATNYFAAALLLPEQATVEFLQKAKAAKEIAVEDIRDAFAVSYETAAHRFTNLATKHLGITTHFQKTHQSGIIYKAYENDGVNFPQDHTGAIEGQPSCKAWTSRAVFDVPDKFSAYSQYTDTPSGTYWCTARTERSAAGEFSLSIGVPYQHVKWFRGRETTARATSNCPDPTCCKRPPAELATQWAGNAWPSARAHSHLLAAMPPGAFPGVDETEVYSFLQAHSGS
- a CDS encoding TAXI family TRAP transporter solute-binding subunit produces the protein MREPGAPGGAAAHPRRRSVLKSALAVGLSACLPPALSACTGGDRPESLIVAGGEPGGFYLEFATLLAAALERHGLAQHARAVTTGGSLDNIAELRAGRAAFAVALADAANQEPGADAAGIAAVGKVYENYVHCVVRKDSGIREISGLAGRRVAVGQPGSGTSLTTPRLFEAAGLGTSAGAAAPPAGSAAVENLGLNDGIAALKAGAVDALFWSGGVPTAAIAAAQQEVALGLLDLSGLLPELRRRYGGIYDRVLIPEGSYPGVPAVWTVGAPNLLLCRRDLDNATVERTVQLLVHSAAELIPQSSLGVQFLSAESLINTAGVPLHPAAADAYRALHG
- a CDS encoding HAMP domain-containing sensor histidine kinase, which codes for MRLRVLGVLSVLCLVVVFLISGTILGSASRELTQELQINRAASLNRLAQVAFDAAGDGDTVRLQREMDTYSGLYGEGIVVRVQQDILASGGLDAGRSDVQDALSLARLNVSNTSLEPLEPFGSSSRVIFRPFGSASQVLGAVVLDVRAGTAQQKLRERWLAVGIAALALAAVLLVGAARVTGWVLRPVLRLDSAVHELERTGRAGRLPDDGPPELRELSRSFTAMARTVSASMAAQRQLIADASHQLRNPVGALRLRLDLLQLELKTAREHDAAERALTELERVEEILDGVLKLAAAEHRASEGYLRASGTPADHAAAQPVDPFPILQGELERAAPLAEQAGCRLVLAAAPQPAALVACHPAELAQMAGELLNNAIKYAPGATVTAAVRTEKDAVVVEISDDGPGLSESERASAATRFWRSPRHSSVPGTGLGMTIVGELAAANGARLVLAEAAPHGLAARIRFPTPSAAQLAVGSGRDGARA